A genomic segment from Kyrpidia tusciae DSM 2912 encodes:
- a CDS encoding radical SAM/SPASM domain-containing protein — MLGLTSLLTEEPAFGDGLRYVEGARRSRTGVRPGAGPVVVWEITRTCNLRCQHCYANAGPGRFEGEMTHEEGRAFIDDLAAFKVPVLLVSGGEPLSRPDTLDLMQYAVSKGIRVTLSTNGTLITPEVARELKRIGVGYVGISIDGTPDVHDRVRRRAGAFARAMRGVRNCAEAGIRVGIRFTIHKDNVHTLPFVLQLLEDEPFDRACFYHLVYSGRGAAEQDVTPEVTRKVVGQLIDQVEDWHQRGIDKEILTVDNHADGAYLYLYMREKDPARAEAIRRRLRMNGGNRSGIAICHVDYQGNVHPDQFTQHHTFGNVRERSFGEIWSDESHDLLKGLRDREERLHGRCKDCVLYDVCGGNFRTRAEAVYGDFWAPDPACYLTDEEIHDQMLRGESA; from the coding sequence ATGCTGGGATTGACGAGTCTGTTGACAGAAGAGCCGGCGTTTGGGGATGGACTGCGCTATGTGGAGGGCGCCCGGCGGTCGCGCACCGGGGTGCGCCCCGGGGCGGGGCCCGTGGTGGTGTGGGAGATCACCCGGACGTGTAACCTGCGATGCCAGCACTGCTATGCCAATGCCGGGCCAGGGCGGTTTGAAGGAGAGATGACCCACGAGGAGGGCCGGGCGTTTATCGATGATTTGGCGGCGTTCAAGGTCCCGGTCTTGCTCGTGTCTGGAGGCGAGCCCCTCTCCCGTCCGGATACTCTGGACCTAATGCAGTACGCGGTCTCCAAGGGGATTCGGGTGACCCTGTCCACCAATGGCACGCTCATCACCCCGGAGGTGGCTCGGGAGTTAAAGCGCATTGGGGTGGGCTATGTCGGTATCAGCATCGACGGGACGCCGGATGTGCACGACCGGGTCCGGCGCCGGGCCGGGGCTTTTGCCCGGGCCATGCGCGGCGTGCGGAACTGCGCCGAGGCGGGGATTCGGGTGGGCATCCGGTTTACGATTCACAAAGATAATGTCCACACCCTGCCCTTTGTGCTGCAGCTTTTGGAGGATGAGCCCTTTGACCGGGCTTGCTTTTACCACTTGGTGTACAGCGGCCGGGGGGCGGCGGAGCAAGACGTCACGCCCGAGGTCACCCGCAAGGTGGTCGGGCAGTTGATCGACCAGGTGGAGGATTGGCACCAGAGGGGAATTGACAAAGAAATCCTCACCGTGGACAATCACGCAGACGGGGCGTATCTCTATTTGTACATGCGGGAAAAAGATCCGGCCCGGGCTGAGGCCATCCGCCGGCGGCTGCGCATGAACGGGGGCAACCGATCGGGGATCGCCATTTGTCATGTGGATTATCAGGGCAACGTCCACCCGGATCAGTTCACCCAGCATCATACTTTCGGCAACGTTCGGGAGCGTTCCTTCGGAGAAATTTGGTCCGATGAGAGCCACGATCTGCTCAAGGGGCTTCGGGATCGCGAAGAACGGCTTCACGGGCGGTGTAAAGATTGTGTGCTCTACGACGTGTGCGGGGGCAATTTTCGCACCCGGGCCGAGGCGGTCTACGGGGACTTTTGGGCCCCGGATCCGGCGTGTTATTTGACCGATGAAGAGATTCACGACCAGATGCTGCGGGGGGAGAGCGCATGA
- a CDS encoding Crp/Fnr family transcriptional regulator — MGITQRIPLFAHLPENQLQTVENFCTPLSIPSRGMIFHQGDPLERVFFLSRGLVKIYIYDVDGREQIMAVLGAGEMFPHAGFFDETTYPAHAQAIRDTDLVALTRQKLERLVLDSPDAAMALIRVQGRKIRELQARLQNLTQHSVLERVAWTLWQQVLEWGRVDPEGYVMSFPLTHYELAKWVGTTRESANRAMSLLRKQGVIQVQGEQLRILQPDVLESLAGGLKEAGKGRPGK, encoded by the coding sequence ATGGGCATCACACAGCGAATCCCACTGTTTGCACACCTGCCTGAAAACCAACTTCAGACAGTGGAGAATTTCTGCACACCTTTGAGCATTCCCTCCCGGGGCATGATTTTTCATCAGGGCGACCCCCTTGAACGGGTCTTTTTTCTGTCCCGGGGGCTCGTGAAAATTTATATCTACGACGTGGACGGGCGGGAGCAGATCATGGCCGTCCTCGGGGCCGGCGAAATGTTCCCCCATGCGGGGTTTTTTGACGAGACGACCTACCCGGCCCACGCCCAGGCCATTCGGGATACCGATTTGGTGGCCCTGACCCGCCAAAAGTTGGAACGTTTGGTGCTCGATTCCCCCGATGCCGCCATGGCCCTCATCCGGGTTCAGGGCCGCAAGATCCGCGAGCTTCAGGCGAGACTTCAGAATTTGACTCAGCATTCCGTTCTGGAGCGGGTGGCGTGGACTTTATGGCAACAGGTCTTGGAATGGGGGCGGGTCGACCCAGAAGGATATGTGATGTCCTTTCCCCTCACCCATTACGAACTGGCCAAATGGGTGGGCACCACCCGGGAATCGGCAAACCGGGCCATGAGTTTGCTCAGAAAACAGGGGGTGATCCAGGTGCAGGGGGAGCAGCTCCGCATCCTGCAACCAGACGTGTTGGAATCTTTGGCGGGCGGACTCAAAGAGGCGGGCAAAGGACGGCCCGGGAAGTAA
- a CDS encoding amino acid ABC transporter permease, which translates to MEVVLQYLGPIGQGMFVTVALTALGTVLALIIGLFGALARQYGPWPLRAVVGAYVEVIRGTPQILQLFAVFFGLTQYGIQLDAFTAAAIWLSAYGGAYAVELFRAGLHSIPHEQREASAALGISRWTTLRKVILPQALATILPAMVSFLVLQVKNSSLAFTIGVMDIMRRAELGVNATSQATLLYLMAVAAYFILNFPLSRLGIALERRVAQYR; encoded by the coding sequence GTGGAAGTAGTCCTTCAATACCTTGGCCCCATTGGGCAGGGGATGTTCGTCACCGTGGCGCTCACCGCCCTGGGTACAGTGTTGGCGCTGATCATCGGCCTCTTCGGGGCGCTGGCGCGCCAGTACGGTCCTTGGCCCCTGCGGGCGGTGGTGGGCGCTTACGTGGAAGTGATCCGTGGTACGCCACAGATCTTACAGTTGTTTGCGGTCTTTTTCGGACTGACCCAATACGGGATCCAGTTGGACGCTTTTACTGCCGCGGCGATTTGGTTATCGGCCTACGGAGGTGCTTATGCAGTGGAGCTGTTTCGGGCGGGGCTTCACAGTATTCCCCACGAGCAACGGGAGGCTTCAGCGGCCCTGGGGATCAGCCGCTGGACGACTTTGCGAAAGGTTATTCTGCCCCAGGCTTTGGCGACGATCCTGCCGGCGATGGTGAGCTTTCTCGTCCTGCAGGTGAAAAACTCGTCTCTCGCCTTTACCATCGGCGTCATGGATATCATGCGCCGGGCAGAGCTCGGGGTGAATGCCACCAGCCAGGCCACGTTGCTCTATCTGATGGCCGTTGCCGCGTATTTCATCCTAAACTTCCCGTTGTCCCGGCTGGGGATCGCTCTGGAGCGGCGGGTGGCCCAGTACCGGTGA
- a CDS encoding amino acid ABC transporter ATP-binding protein, which yields MSRQRVLEIRGLTKRFGDHTILKDIDLDVGAGEVVAIIGPSGAGKSTLLRCVNYLQPFESGTIRVLGHMLKGTDSGWSPSYRELTEIRKKVGMVFQRFNLFPHLTVLENIILAPMDVNKVSKQEAIQQARRLLELVGLGDKENAYPRNLSGGQQQRVAICRALAMHPQMMLFDEPTSALDPELVGDVLSVIRQLAADGMTMLLVTHEMAFARDVADTIVVMADQQIIESGPARKLLSNPEHERTRTFLRRVLNHGPADDVEPAVVKSHQLSPRR from the coding sequence ATGTCAAGGCAGCGGGTGCTTGAGATTCGAGGTCTGACAAAGCGGTTTGGGGATCACACGATCCTGAAGGATATCGACCTGGATGTCGGGGCGGGCGAAGTGGTGGCGATCATCGGACCCAGTGGGGCTGGAAAGAGTACGCTCCTCCGGTGCGTGAACTATTTACAGCCCTTTGAATCCGGCACCATCCGGGTGCTCGGTCACATGCTCAAGGGAACGGACAGCGGTTGGAGTCCCAGCTACCGGGAGCTGACGGAGATCCGGAAGAAAGTGGGTATGGTTTTTCAACGGTTTAACCTGTTTCCCCACCTGACCGTTTTAGAGAATATCATCCTCGCGCCCATGGACGTGAACAAAGTGTCCAAGCAGGAAGCCATCCAGCAAGCCCGGCGCCTCTTGGAATTGGTGGGCCTCGGCGATAAGGAAAATGCCTATCCGCGAAACCTGTCCGGGGGCCAGCAGCAGCGGGTGGCGATCTGCCGGGCTCTGGCCATGCACCCGCAAATGATGCTCTTCGACGAGCCCACGTCCGCTTTAGATCCGGAGTTGGTGGGCGATGTCCTGTCGGTCATTCGCCAATTGGCCGCCGACGGTATGACCATGTTGTTGGTGACCCATGAAATGGCTTTCGCCCGGGACGTGGCGGACACCATCGTGGTGATGGCCGACCAGCAGATCATTGAGTCCGGTCCGGCGCGGAAATTGTTATCCAACCCTGAACATGAACGGACGCGCACCTTCCTGCGGCGGGTGCTGAATCATGGCCCGGCTGACGATGTCGAGCCGGCCGTCGTAAAATCTCACCAACTCAGTCCCCGGAGGTGA
- a CDS encoding amino acid ABC transporter permease, which yields MQSLFELWQRYGESFLHGMLVTLELTVASLIVGLVVGGVLAFMRMSRIAPLRAIGAVYVEIVRSTPVIVELFFVYYSLAQIGIIIPGFEAAVIVLGGFYGALYSEIFRSGLMSVDFGQREAAEALGLRRKTTLLRVIVPQSLLAILPPGTSAAIDLVKDTALVITIGVGELMYQAYQAGSETFQYMNVFLIAGVLYFIVCYGLSLAVRRWERHVKAAGA from the coding sequence ATGCAATCGCTTTTTGAGCTTTGGCAGCGCTATGGGGAATCTTTTTTGCACGGGATGTTGGTGACTTTGGAGTTAACGGTGGCCTCCCTAATCGTCGGGCTGGTGGTGGGCGGGGTCCTGGCCTTCATGAGGATGAGCAGGATCGCCCCCCTTCGGGCGATCGGGGCCGTGTACGTGGAAATCGTCCGATCGACGCCGGTGATTGTGGAGTTGTTCTTTGTCTATTACAGCTTGGCACAGATCGGGATTATCATTCCGGGCTTTGAAGCGGCGGTGATCGTACTGGGGGGATTTTACGGGGCGCTGTATTCCGAGATCTTTCGCAGCGGCCTGATGAGCGTGGATTTCGGCCAGCGCGAAGCCGCCGAGGCACTCGGGTTGCGTCGGAAAACCACGCTCCTGCGGGTGATCGTCCCCCAATCCCTTCTGGCGATCTTGCCACCGGGCACCAGTGCGGCCATCGATTTGGTCAAAGACACCGCCCTGGTGATCACCATCGGGGTGGGGGAACTCATGTACCAGGCCTACCAGGCGGGCAGCGAAACCTTTCAGTATATGAACGTCTTTTTGATCGCCGGGGTGCTGTATTTCATTGTCTGCTATGGATTGTCTCTGGCAGTAAGGAGGTGGGAGCGCCATGTCAAGGCAGCGGGTGCTTGA
- a CDS encoding substrate-binding periplasmic protein produces the protein MFSIAALLSLTACGASSSPQGSGTGDLLDKVKSSKVLSVAVASFPPLEYQDPANQEWSGVDIDILSKFASTLGAKLEVHSMAFPATIQSVASKRDDITANIFKTPERENVLAFSNPVIKYVEGIIVNSDFPRIPAATVEGLQGKKIATATGTAEQAFVPRIPGAVNQSYNSVNEAFLARSSGRVDATFQPVMYAEWAVQKNPSLHIKVLGPVPESITGKGNQAPAGYYGVAKGDYSKRFLDELNKFLVQEQSNGGLKQILEKYGLTDPSYLAGLGNQSGS, from the coding sequence ATGTTCAGCATAGCGGCTCTCCTCTCGCTGACTGCCTGTGGTGCCTCCAGTTCGCCGCAGGGCTCGGGGACAGGGGATCTGCTCGATAAGGTGAAGTCGTCCAAGGTTTTGAGCGTGGCAGTGGCCAGTTTTCCTCCCTTGGAGTATCAGGATCCGGCAAATCAGGAGTGGTCCGGCGTGGATATTGACATCCTCAGCAAATTCGCTTCGACACTGGGGGCAAAACTGGAGGTTCATTCCATGGCCTTTCCCGCCACCATCCAGTCGGTGGCCTCGAAACGAGACGACATCACCGCAAACATTTTTAAGACGCCGGAGCGCGAAAATGTCCTGGCTTTCTCGAATCCTGTGATTAAATATGTAGAAGGAATTATTGTAAATTCCGACTTTCCGCGAATTCCGGCGGCCACGGTGGAAGGGCTACAGGGGAAAAAGATCGCCACCGCCACCGGCACGGCTGAACAGGCCTTCGTCCCGAGGATTCCCGGAGCGGTGAATCAGTCGTACAACAGTGTCAACGAGGCGTTTCTCGCCCGGTCTTCCGGGCGGGTGGACGCGACGTTTCAACCGGTGATGTACGCCGAGTGGGCGGTGCAAAAGAATCCTTCCTTGCACATTAAGGTCCTGGGACCCGTTCCGGAATCGATTACAGGAAAGGGGAACCAGGCACCGGCCGGGTACTACGGCGTGGCGAAGGGAGATTATTCGAAGCGATTTTTGGATGAACTCAACAAGTTTCTGGTTCAAGAACAATCGAACGGAGGCTTGAAACAAATTCTTGAAAAGTACGGCCTGACGGATCCTTCGTATCTCGCAGGACTGGGAAATCAGTCAGGAAGTTGA
- a CDS encoding mechanosensitive ion channel family protein codes for MKAFYAQILQLDPILWRAVFSLLVVGAALVFQKVFGKLVVHTLMRFARKTSNRYDDGLLAALEKPLRWFLVGLGLYLAVLIFYEPQPRWFGQALHTFIIIVVAHALFQVTPLFLHLGGHLRVQFDRIVAPFLTRVIRFFIVALAVMMVAQEWGFQVSSFLAGLGLGGLALALAAKDSLANLFAGFVIITERPFSIGDWIKTPSVEGTVEDITFRSTKVRTFAQALVTVPNSLLAGEPITNWARMGKRQVSFHLGLSYRTPRKKLEQCVKEIRALLHEHPETHNETILVNFDQFGASSLDIFVYYFTTTTVWSEYLQVKEEINLKIMEILERHGVEIAFPSQSVYFETPLQMKLPDPEESSSTPSPDVSSASVDPSEAESTEERRTPLRG; via the coding sequence ATGAAAGCCTTCTATGCGCAGATCCTTCAATTGGACCCTATCCTGTGGCGAGCCGTTTTCAGCCTACTCGTTGTAGGTGCAGCTTTAGTTTTTCAGAAGGTGTTCGGCAAACTCGTTGTCCACACGCTGATGAGATTCGCCCGAAAGACCAGCAACAGGTATGATGATGGTCTGCTTGCGGCTTTGGAAAAGCCTCTCCGATGGTTTTTGGTGGGGTTGGGGCTCTACCTGGCCGTTCTGATTTTTTATGAACCGCAACCTCGCTGGTTCGGTCAAGCCCTTCATACGTTCATCATCATTGTCGTGGCCCACGCATTGTTTCAGGTGACACCGTTGTTCTTGCATCTGGGCGGACACCTTCGCGTCCAGTTCGACCGAATTGTCGCACCTTTTTTAACCCGGGTGATTCGTTTTTTCATTGTGGCCCTGGCGGTCATGATGGTCGCCCAAGAGTGGGGATTTCAGGTAAGCAGCTTTCTGGCGGGGCTGGGATTGGGAGGGCTTGCTCTGGCGTTGGCAGCCAAAGACTCCCTGGCCAACCTTTTTGCCGGGTTTGTGATCATTACAGAGCGGCCCTTCAGCATCGGGGATTGGATTAAGACGCCTTCCGTAGAAGGAACGGTGGAGGACATCACCTTTCGGAGCACGAAGGTTCGCACTTTTGCCCAGGCGCTGGTTACTGTACCCAACTCCTTGTTAGCCGGTGAGCCCATTACCAACTGGGCTCGGATGGGGAAGCGCCAGGTGAGCTTTCATCTCGGCCTATCCTATCGAACCCCCAGAAAGAAACTGGAACAATGTGTGAAGGAGATTCGCGCCTTATTGCACGAGCATCCCGAAACCCACAATGAAACGATCTTGGTGAACTTTGACCAGTTCGGGGCGAGCAGTTTGGATATCTTTGTGTACTATTTCACCACAACCACCGTTTGGTCCGAGTATTTGCAGGTAAAAGAGGAAATTAATTTGAAGATCATGGAAATTCTCGAACGCCACGGAGTGGAGATCGCCTTCCCATCGCAATCGGTGTATTTTGAGACGCCACTCCAGATGAAACTGCCGGACCCCGAGGAATCTTCCTCCACTCCCTCCCCCGATGTCTCCTCTGCATCGGTAGATCCCTCCGAGGCAGAGAGCACAGAAGAAAGGCGTACTCCCCTGCGGGGATAG
- a CDS encoding FeoA family protein: MTLNDCPPGTLCTVIDVLAPKDGHRHRLMELGLVPGTDLRVVRRAPFGDPLVIHVRGVQLGIRRKDARFIQVETERRP; the protein is encoded by the coding sequence ATGACATTGAACGACTGCCCACCTGGAACACTTTGCACAGTGATCGATGTCCTCGCTCCTAAGGACGGACACCGCCACCGCCTCATGGAACTCGGCCTCGTACCCGGCACCGACCTGAGGGTGGTGCGCCGGGCCCCCTTCGGCGATCCGCTGGTGATTCACGTCCGCGGCGTACAGCTGGGGATCCGCCGAAAAGATGCCCGGTTCATTCAGGTGGAAACGGAGCGACGGCCGTGA
- the feoB gene encoding ferrous iron transport protein B, with product MKSAAQAAEVRGAVALSTIALAGNPNAGKTSLFNLLTGTRQYVGNWPGVTVEKKEGLCKDLPGCRVVDLPGTYSLAALSPEERVAVEYLLYQGPSAVVNVVDASSLERHLYFTAQLLEMGLPVVVVLNMMDTAAARGLTIDVALLEQRLGVPVVPMTARRGIGKDRLIHRLQGGVAPSGFVLPYPRSLAAVVARTEAALVTLPEPLAERRRALAVMALEGNPAVMAALEQALPPAAVATLAGLRKEVAEAGERIRQVRHEWAAQTAREVVRGSGRPPGERTWSDRLDRWLLHPILGIPLFLAILFLLFQVTFSWVGTPLSDALDSAISGPGATGLQAVLGAMGSPGWFTDLMIQGVLGGVGAVLVFIPQIAVLFLGLSFLEDSGYMARAAVLTDRVMQAVGLGGRSFIPMVLGFGCNVPAIMATRTLEDPRARLVTVLAIPFMSCSARLSVYALLVPAFFARHQAEIVFLLYLVGVAAALGTAWLLGRLVGTGDSLFVMELPPYHAPTVRNLTLHTWDKVKGFLRKAGTIIFSVSVLLWFLGRFSFQGPVPVEHSFLAGLGGWIAPLFAPMDFATWQAGVALITGFLAKELVVATMGVAYGAGEAAGGLTALLQGAFTPASALAFLFFILLYTPCLSTVAVMRRETGSWKWTVASVVYSASLAWVVSWGVYHIARWWM from the coding sequence GTGAAATCGGCAGCGCAGGCGGCAGAGGTTCGCGGAGCGGTGGCCCTTTCCACCATTGCCCTGGCCGGGAATCCCAACGCCGGGAAAACCTCCCTGTTCAACCTTTTGACTGGGACCCGCCAGTACGTCGGGAACTGGCCCGGGGTGACGGTGGAGAAAAAAGAGGGCCTGTGCAAAGATTTGCCGGGATGTCGGGTGGTGGACCTGCCGGGAACGTACAGCCTCGCAGCCCTGTCCCCGGAGGAGCGGGTGGCGGTGGAATACCTGTTGTACCAGGGTCCTTCGGCGGTCGTCAATGTGGTGGACGCCTCAAGTTTAGAACGACATTTGTATTTTACTGCCCAGCTGTTGGAAATGGGATTGCCCGTGGTGGTCGTCCTCAACATGATGGACACGGCGGCCGCCCGGGGCTTGACCATTGACGTTGCTCTTCTGGAACAGCGCCTGGGCGTCCCTGTGGTGCCGATGACCGCCCGGCGGGGGATTGGAAAAGACCGCTTGATTCACCGCTTGCAGGGCGGAGTGGCGCCATCCGGTTTTGTCCTGCCCTACCCCCGCTCCCTGGCGGCGGTGGTGGCCAGGACGGAGGCCGCCTTGGTTACCCTGCCAGAACCATTGGCCGAACGCCGAAGGGCCCTGGCCGTCATGGCTCTGGAAGGGAATCCGGCCGTGATGGCGGCCTTGGAACAAGCGCTCCCCCCGGCCGCGGTGGCCACTCTGGCAGGTCTGCGCAAGGAAGTTGCGGAGGCCGGGGAGCGAATTCGCCAGGTCCGGCACGAATGGGCGGCCCAAACGGCCCGGGAAGTTGTGAGAGGCAGCGGGCGACCGCCAGGAGAGCGGACGTGGAGCGATCGGCTCGACCGCTGGCTTTTGCATCCGATTCTCGGGATCCCGCTGTTCCTGGCCATTCTCTTTCTCTTGTTCCAAGTGACGTTTAGCTGGGTGGGAACCCCTTTGTCGGACGCGCTGGACAGTGCGATCAGCGGTCCCGGGGCGACGGGACTTCAAGCCGTTTTGGGGGCAATGGGAAGCCCGGGTTGGTTTACGGATCTCATGATCCAAGGCGTCTTGGGTGGCGTGGGGGCGGTTCTGGTGTTCATTCCCCAGATCGCCGTGCTGTTTCTCGGTCTGTCCTTTTTAGAGGACTCCGGTTATATGGCCCGGGCGGCGGTGCTCACTGACCGAGTCATGCAAGCCGTGGGGTTGGGGGGGCGGTCCTTCATTCCGATGGTGCTCGGCTTCGGGTGCAACGTCCCCGCCATCATGGCCACCCGCACCTTGGAGGACCCCCGGGCGCGGCTGGTGACGGTCCTGGCCATTCCCTTCATGTCCTGCTCAGCCCGGTTATCCGTCTACGCCCTGCTTGTCCCGGCCTTCTTTGCCCGGCACCAGGCGGAGATCGTATTTCTATTGTACTTGGTCGGCGTGGCAGCGGCCCTGGGGACGGCGTGGCTGTTGGGAAGACTGGTCGGAACCGGCGACTCGCTCTTTGTCATGGAGCTGCCGCCCTACCATGCCCCCACCGTCCGAAACCTCACTTTGCATACGTGGGACAAGGTGAAAGGGTTCTTGCGCAAGGCGGGCACGATTATTTTTTCCGTGTCGGTGTTGCTGTGGTTTCTCGGGAGATTCTCGTTTCAGGGACCCGTTCCCGTGGAACACAGCTTTCTCGCCGGGCTCGGGGGATGGATCGCCCCCTTGTTCGCGCCGATGGATTTTGCCACCTGGCAGGCCGGCGTGGCCTTGATCACGGGATTTTTAGCGAAAGAATTGGTGGTGGCCACGATGGGAGTGGCCTACGGCGCGGGAGAGGCGGCGGGGGGACTCACGGCCCTGTTGCAAGGGGCGTTCACCCCGGCATCGGCGCTCGCGTTCTTATTTTTCATCCTGTTGTACACGCCGTGTCTCTCCACCGTGGCGGTGATGCGCCGGGAAACAGGGTCCTGGAAATGGACAGTCGCCTCGGTGGTATACAGTGCAAGTTTGGCTTGGGTGGTTTCCTGGGGGGTCTACCATATCGCCCGATGGTGGATGTGA
- a CDS encoding FeoB-associated Cys-rich membrane protein encodes MIYVVIAAVLGYAAWQLVRLFRRTRSGGCAAGCDQCNACALGQNAGQFQNSARKSFIQLDEIPLDPGKRE; translated from the coding sequence ATGATCTATGTCGTGATCGCCGCCGTCCTTGGATATGCGGCCTGGCAGTTGGTCCGCCTCTTTCGCCGGACCCGCTCCGGTGGATGCGCCGCAGGATGTGACCAATGCAACGCCTGCGCCCTTGGCCAAAATGCGGGCCAGTTTCAAAACAGCGCTCGGAAATCCTTTATTCAGCTCGATGAAATCCCCCTCGACCCGGGCAAACGGGAGTAA
- a CDS encoding cupin domain-containing protein, with the protein MEHHRFQMAEKLTRRVAQGGPARVIQLSLPAGRVLDKHQVDDHLLAFVLRGRVVFEAFEPGGGPLTLGPAEMIAVGPGVPHRVESLEDAVLALVLVPPGVGEK; encoded by the coding sequence ATGGAACACCATCGTTTTCAAATGGCCGAGAAGCTCACCCGGCGAGTCGCCCAAGGCGGACCGGCCCGGGTGATCCAACTGAGCTTGCCCGCCGGACGAGTTTTAGACAAACACCAGGTGGACGATCACTTGCTCGCCTTTGTTCTGCGGGGCCGAGTGGTTTTTGAGGCTTTTGAACCGGGAGGAGGGCCGCTGACACTGGGGCCGGCCGAAATGATCGCCGTCGGACCCGGAGTACCGCACCGCGTGGAGTCCTTGGAAGACGCAGTACTCGCTCTCGTCCTCGTACCTCCCGGGGTCGGAGAAAAGTGA